In Malus sylvestris chromosome 15, drMalSylv7.2, whole genome shotgun sequence, a single genomic region encodes these proteins:
- the LOC126601687 gene encoding uncharacterized protein LOC126601687: protein MSSKRDPAWEHGDPIDGNKHGTICKYCGRVRKSGGVTRLKYHLSGLDPSKNVQRCDNVPPEVKAFISTLLKNKKQQKEKMTQGMENIRAELRGEVYGQAVDSDDDDDEDECDDDMGPEERRSLKQALRASKQSAWEREHLHKIPNRGQGSGTSGGAQMRRGGSLRELQPTPPIAPSLYKSSNARQKSVWSYFKGGNVKEGMGRLISKFFIYENVPAAKASSHHFKNMVVGCQHAGVGVQPPTPYEIRNKYLDMEYKDIGEYVNKLRSKWETNGCTIMCDGWTGPTRLSIINFMVYSKGKTIFLKSVDASDHIKNYKYIYKLLRDVIMEVGEHNVVQVVTDNGSAFVKAGKKLMKHHNVFWTSCAAHCIDLMFEAMGKRENVATVVKRARTITNYIYNHGWLLAKMREFCRGEIIRPATTRFATNYIALNSLLKKKAGLKQLFTSDDWANHNFSRSNTGRLVESIVLDHAFWSQTEHVCQVFEPLYKVLRIVDTEVYPTMGAVYELMRVVKDELERKHGARWVVKIIEDRWYKTLYHDLHAAAYYLNPRYQYRPGVGDDGTLIRAVHNVYSKLDPASPAVGQFGNELTWFKDARRTFGEPTSVAARTNMSPTEWWIMYGTDAPTVRKLAIKVLSQTASSSACERNWSTFALIHTKQRNKLAHSSLEKLVYCYYNMKLQIRDKEAEIDHVDRGDPLDVFDIVGEDDDTEGNQLFQWIRPLHLDDDEGNPAPRVAEEARNEGINVERVLEEEVGSSSADSFEELLHPMPSNTGIPPFSNPTQPQHRADTNDSSSTRSGDSPTTGGGNDEGNSGAGGSGAGGSGGGYGNYYGPPPPGYMSPFTGEANFTHATQDDDHGSRRAGPGIGAIGKDYTRRERGKGILSSQEDDSLSRTSDSFGLGSSNYGYTHNQPFPYPSYPIPVGTESSDSWNQSQPQSSNDFSYGQPQPISDPYGWHINNYMQNYFGDLSFDNYSSQYTHSTHRDDEDSDKFEPHRNSMWY, encoded by the exons atgtcaagtaaacgtgatccagcttgggaacatggagacccaatagacggaaacaaacatggcacaatttgcaaatattgtggtcgggtaaggaagagtggcggagtgacacgactgaagtatcatcttagtggattagatccatcaaaaaatgtccaacgatgcgataatgtccccccagaagtgaaggcattcatcagcacattattaaaaaataaaaaacagcagaaggaaaagatgacacaaggaatggaaaatattcgagctgagctacggggagaagtctatggccaagcggttgacagtgatgatgatgacgatgaggacgaatgtgatgatgacatgggacctgaagaacgacgcagtttgaaacaagcattacgtgcctccaaacagtcagcatgggaaagagaacaccttcataaaattcctaataggggacaaggttccgggacaagtggtggtgcacaaatgagacggggaggcagtcttagagaattacaaccaacaccaccaatagccccaagtttatataagtcatccaacgcacgtcaaaagagtgtttggagttatttcaagggaggtaatgtgaaggagggaatggggcgtctaattagcaagttctttatctatgaaaatgtccctgctgcgaaggcttcatcacatcatttcaaaaatatggtagtgggatgtcaacatgccggtgttggagtacaacctcccactccctatgagataagaaacaaatatttggatatggagtataaagacattggcgagtatgttaacaagttgaggtcaaagtgggaaactaatggttgcacaatcatgtgtgacggatggaccggcccgaccagattatctatcatcaacttcatggtataTTCCAAGggcaagacaatttttttgaagtctgttgatgcttcagaccatataaagaattacaaatatatttacaaattattgagggatgtaatcatggaggtgggagagcataatgttgtccaagtcgtgaccgacaacggttctgcatttgtcaaagctggaaaaaagttaatgaagcatcataatgtgttttggacatcatgtgcagcacattgtattgatcttatgtttgaggcaatggggaagagagagaatgttgctactgtggtcaaaagagctagaacgatcactaattatatttacaatcacggttggttgttggcaaagatgcgtgaattttgcagaggagaaattattcgtccagctaccactcgattcgccaccaactatattgcattaaacagcctactcaagaagaaagcagggttgaagcaactattcaccagtgatgattgggccaaccacaattttagccgctcaaatacaggtcgtttggtggaaagtatagtgcttgatcatgctttttggagtcaaacagaacatgtgtgtcaagtgtttgaacctctttacaaagttttacggatcgttgacacagaagtgtatcctactatgggggctgtatatgagttgatgcgtgtagtgaaggatgaattggaaagaaaacatggtgcaaggtgggtcgtaaaaataattgaagaccgatggtataaaacattataccacgatttgcatgcagcag catattatttgaatccccgataccaatacagacccggtgttggagatgatggtacccttatacgtgctgtacataatgtatactctaaattagaccctgcatcaccagcagttggccaatttggaaatgag ctaacatggtttaaagatgcaagaagaacatttggagaaccaacatcagttgctgctcgaacaaatatgtctccta ctgaatggtggatcatgtatgggaccgatgcaccaactgtgagaaagttagcaataaaagtattatcacaaacagcttcctcatcagcttgtgaaagaaattggagcacatttgcactcatccatacaaagcaaagaaataagttggctcatagtagcttggaaaaattagtttattgctactacaacatgaagcttcaaattcgagataaggaagcagaaatcgatcatgtcgaccgtggtgacccactagatgtgtttgatattgttggtgaagatgatgatacggagggtaaccaactttttcaatggattagacctcttcatttagatgatgatgaaggcaacccagctcctagagttgctgaagaagcacgtaatgaagggataaatgtagaaagagtattagaggaggaggtgggatctagcagcgctgactctttcgAAGAACTTTTGCACCCAATGCCAagcaacactggaattccacctttttccaatcctacacaaccacaacatcgtgctgatactaatgatagctctagtacaagatcaggagactcacctaccaccggaggtgggaatgatgaaggaaatagtggagctggaggtagtggagctggaggtagtggtggtggatatggaaactattatggaccaccacctcccggatatatgagccccttcactggtgaggcaaacttcacgcatgcaacacaagatgatgaccatggcagtaggcgggcaggaccaggaattggtgccatagggaaggactatactcgcagagaaagaggcaaagggattttgtcaagtcaagaagatgactcgttatctagaacttcagactcttttggattgggaagtagtaactatggttatactcataaccaaccatttccctacccttcatatcccattcctgttgggacggaatcgagcgactcatggaatcaatcccagcctcaatcttcaaatgatttttcttatggacaacctcaaccaatctcggatccatatgggtggcatattaacaattacatgcaaaactattttggggatttatcatttgataactactcttcacaatacactcattctacacatagagatgatgaagatagtgacaaatttgaacctcataggaactctatgtggtactaa